ACGTCAATATTGCAGCCAAAAAAATTACTGTGCACCTTATGGAAGGGCTGCTCCCATGATCCGCATCGACGTGCTGACGCTGTTCCCGGATATGTGTGAAGGCGTCTTCGGCACCAGCATTCTCGGTAAGGCCCGTGAGAAAGGCATTGCTTCACTGAACACTGTGAACTTCCGCGACTTCTCGGGCAACAAGCATAACAGCGTGGATGATACGCCTTACGGCGGAGGGGGAGGGATGGTATTGAAACCTGACCCTATCTTCGCAGCGGTGGAGCATGTGCTGGCTCAGAGTACTGCCGGAGGGGAGCAAGGTGAGAGCGGGGATACAGAGGCAGTGAAGCCGCGTATTATTCTGATGTGCCCTCAGGGCCGGACCTATAACCAGCAGATCGCCGAAGAGCTGGCACAGGAACAGCACCTGATCTTCATCTGCGGTCATTATGAGGGCTATGACGAGCGAATCCGTGAGCATCTGGTGACGGACGAGCTGTCAATTGGCGACTATGTGCTGACCGGCGGTGAGTTGCCTGCTATGACCGTAATAGATTCGATCGTGCGGCTGCAGCCAGGGGCCCTGGGTAACGAGACCTCTGCCATCTCCGACTCCTTCAGCACCGGGCTGCTGGAGTACCCGCATTATACCCGCCCGGCAGAGTTCCGGGGCTGGAAGGTGCCGGACATGCTGCTCAGCGGGCATCATGCCAATATCGAGGTGTGGCGGCGAGAGCAGGCGCTTCAGCGTACCCTTGAACGCAGACCGGATCTGCTGGAGACGGCTGAGCTGACGGTGAAGGACAAGCAGACGCTGAAGCGGCTGCAGGAGCAGGCAAGCCTCAAAAATAATTAATTGTAAATTTGGGCCTGAATAGAGTCATAGCTGGC
The window above is part of the Paenibacillus sp. FSL H8-0048 genome. Proteins encoded here:
- the trmD gene encoding tRNA (guanosine(37)-N1)-methyltransferase TrmD translates to MRIDVLTLFPDMCEGVFGTSILGKAREKGIASLNTVNFRDFSGNKHNSVDDTPYGGGGGMVLKPDPIFAAVEHVLAQSTAGGEQGESGDTEAVKPRIILMCPQGRTYNQQIAEELAQEQHLIFICGHYEGYDERIREHLVTDELSIGDYVLTGGELPAMTVIDSIVRLQPGALGNETSAISDSFSTGLLEYPHYTRPAEFRGWKVPDMLLSGHHANIEVWRREQALQRTLERRPDLLETAELTVKDKQTLKRLQEQASLKNN